The genomic segment CCAAGGACGGAGTGCGGGAGGTCCCCTTCCTGCCGGGGCGTGCGCTACATCAGATCATCAAGACGACGGTCCCGCAGAAATACGGTATCCGCGTAAGCGACTATCTGATCACGTGATCGCGTCCGCATTCGCAGCGCGCCGGGCCGAGGGCCGGGCGACACTGGTCCCGTATGTCACCGCCGGGCATCCGGACGTGGGATCGACCGTCGAGCTGTTGACCGCGATATCGGATGCAGGAGCGGACGTACTCGAGGTTGGTGTTCCGTTCTCCGACCCTCTGGCAGATGGCCCGACGATCCAGAGATCGTCGTTCGCATCGCTGGAGAGCGGGACGACCGTCCAGCGGGTGCTTGCAGACGTCGCGGCCTTTCGTGCGCTTCGCGACACTCCGGTCGTCTTGTTCACGTACCTGAATCCCGTACTGCGCTTCGGCGTCACCCGATTTCTTGCGGAGGCGAGCGCCGCCGGTGTGGACGGACTGCTGCTGACGGATCTCCCGACGGGAGCCGACGAGCAGATCGAAGACGCCATCTCGGAGTCGTCTTTGGACTTCATCCGACTTGTCGCGCCGACTACCCCACCCGAACGAATTCCTGAAATCGGTCGAAGTGGGAGTGGTTTTCTTTACTACATCTCTCGGACCGGAGTGACAGGGGCGAAGAGCGAGTTGCCGGAGGGCCTGGAATTAGAAGTACGGACGATCCGTGATGTCGTCGAGTTGCCCGTCGCCGTCGGGTTCGGGATTTCGACTCCCGATCAGGCAGCAGAGGTAGGTCGACTGGCCGACGGTGTCGTGGTCGGTAGTGCACTGGTCCGGACGCTTGACGAAAGCGGAATCGAGGCAGGGGAAAGCTTCGTAGGCGCTCTCAGGACAGCTCTGGACGCGAGCACGTAGGCCCGCAGCCTCGACTACTCTGACGCCTCGGCACCTTCGTCGAAGAGGCGCTCGAGAAGCATCTCGTCGGGCTCCACGAACAGGGTCTTCACCCG from the Longimicrobiales bacterium genome contains:
- the trpA gene encoding tryptophan synthase subunit alpha; amino-acid sequence: MIASAFAARRAEGRATLVPYVTAGHPDVGSTVELLTAISDAGADVLEVGVPFSDPLADGPTIQRSSFASLESGTTVQRVLADVAAFRALRDTPVVLFTYLNPVLRFGVTRFLAEASAAGVDGLLLTDLPTGADEQIEDAISESSLDFIRLVAPTTPPERIPEIGRSGSGFLYYISRTGVTGAKSELPEGLELEVRTIRDVVELPVAVGFGISTPDQAAEVGRLADGVVVGSALVRTLDESGIEAGESFVGALRTALDAST